The proteins below come from a single Brevundimonas sp. LM2 genomic window:
- a CDS encoding aldose epimerase family protein, which translates to MKLMGFGLVLLAGLAAASLGQAAEVRREPAGTLSDGTPIEAIVLSNDRGVSARILTYGATLQAFSGPDRDGRIADVTLGYQDVTDYEAKPNYFGVTVGRYANRIAGGRFTLDGVQYQLPLNNTANSLHGGDRGFDKVTWRVQSVSDGPEARVVLTHTSPDGDSGYPGRLDVTVTYGLDEAGALTIAYAATTTAPTIVNMTNHALFNLAGEGAPGGIEGHRLTLPAAAYTPVDAGLIPTGELRAVEGTVFDFRQPRVIGQGLRDARDPQMLLGLGYDHNFALDKGLTAEPELAARLEDPVSGRVLEVLSTEPGVQVYSGNFLDGTLVGKSGRMYRMGDGLALEPQKFPNAPNIPGFVSARVDPDRPYRHVMIYRLTTTD; encoded by the coding sequence ATGAAACTGATGGGATTTGGGCTGGTTTTGCTGGCCGGATTGGCGGCGGCATCCCTGGGTCAGGCGGCCGAGGTGCGCCGCGAACCGGCGGGGACGCTCAGCGACGGAACACCGATCGAGGCGATCGTCCTGTCCAATGATCGTGGGGTCTCGGCCCGCATCCTGACGTATGGCGCGACGCTCCAGGCCTTCAGCGGCCCGGATCGCGACGGGCGGATCGCCGACGTGACCCTGGGCTATCAGGACGTCACCGACTACGAGGCCAAGCCGAACTATTTCGGCGTCACGGTCGGACGGTACGCCAACCGGATCGCGGGTGGCCGCTTCACTCTCGACGGCGTCCAGTACCAGCTGCCGCTGAACAATACGGCCAACTCGCTGCACGGGGGGGATCGCGGGTTCGACAAGGTGACCTGGCGGGTCCAGTCGGTCTCGGACGGGCCCGAGGCGCGCGTGGTCCTGACGCACACCAGCCCCGATGGCGACTCCGGCTATCCCGGTCGCCTCGACGTGACCGTGACCTACGGCCTCGACGAGGCGGGGGCCCTGACCATCGCCTATGCGGCGACCACCACCGCCCCGACGATCGTCAACATGACCAACCACGCCCTGTTCAACCTTGCCGGCGAGGGGGCTCCGGGCGGGATCGAGGGGCATCGCCTGACCCTTCCGGCCGCCGCCTATACGCCCGTCGACGCGGGCCTCATTCCGACCGGTGAATTGCGGGCTGTCGAGGGCACCGTGTTCGATTTCCGACAGCCCCGGGTGATCGGGCAGGGGCTGCGCGACGCCCGCGACCCGCAGATGCTGCTGGGCCTCGGCTATGACCACAACTTCGCCCTCGACAAAGGGCTGACCGCGGAACCCGAACTGGCCGCCCGGCTGGAAGACCCCGTCAGCGGCCGCGTGCTCGAGGTGCTCAGCACCGAGCCGGGCGTGCAGGTCTATTCCGGCAATTTCCTGGACGGCACGCTGGTCGGAAAGTCGGGCCGGATGTATCGGATGGGCGATGGCCTCGCCCTGGAGCCCCAGAAGTTTCCGAATGCGCCGAACATCCCCGGGTTCGTTTCGGCCCGTGTCGACCCGGACCGTCCGTACCGGCACGTCATGATCTACCGCCTGACAACCACCGACTGA
- a CDS encoding alpha-N-arabinofuranosidase encodes MTRRHLGCAIAAVLAFVPWAPAFAQTERAAVGIEIDAAQAGPTINPNIFGQFAEHLGTGIYGGVWVGPDSPIPNVRGIRSDVVQALRAIKVPNVRWPGGCFADEYHWRDGVGPASERRHRLNASWGNVIEPNSFGTHEFMDFADQVGAEVFLSVNVGSGTVQEAADWLEYLTADQPTALAQERAANGHPEPYRIKYLGLGNENWGCGGAMSPEHYVEAMKQFAIYSRNLNRAQTGETAMQRVAVGWDSGDEDYTEAVMQAWKDKVWSWNIEGVSLHGYTIPNSWEAKGPSVGFGEDEYAKGIRATLKMEGWITAQTAIMDRYDPEKKLALFVDEWGLWADPMPGSNPAFLQQQNTMRDAVIAALNLNIFMRHADRVRGTNIAQMANVLQAMILTDGPRMVLTPTYHVYEMYVPFQGATLAASTFDAGNYTFEDISLPGVDAVAARDGEGRLWLSLVNVDVRSPRTFTARVAGADASAVGRILTAPAVDSHNSFDRPTDVQPASLAVRVLNGEVTIDLPPLSVAVIQVR; translated from the coding sequence ATGACCAGAAGACATCTCGGATGCGCGATCGCCGCCGTACTGGCGTTCGTGCCTTGGGCACCGGCCTTCGCTCAGACGGAGCGCGCGGCCGTGGGGATCGAGATTGACGCGGCCCAGGCGGGGCCGACGATCAACCCCAACATCTTCGGCCAGTTCGCCGAGCATCTGGGCACGGGCATCTACGGCGGGGTTTGGGTCGGTCCCGACTCGCCCATCCCCAATGTGCGCGGCATCCGCAGCGACGTGGTTCAGGCCCTGCGCGCGATCAAGGTGCCCAACGTCCGCTGGCCCGGCGGGTGTTTCGCCGACGAATACCACTGGCGCGACGGCGTCGGCCCGGCCTCGGAGCGCCGGCACCGGCTGAACGCCAGCTGGGGCAATGTGATCGAGCCCAACAGCTTCGGCACCCACGAGTTCATGGATTTCGCCGACCAGGTCGGGGCCGAGGTCTTCCTGTCGGTCAATGTCGGCTCGGGCACGGTGCAGGAGGCGGCGGACTGGCTGGAATACCTGACCGCCGACCAGCCCACGGCCCTGGCCCAGGAGCGGGCGGCCAACGGCCACCCCGAGCCCTACAGGATCAAATACCTCGGCCTCGGCAACGAGAACTGGGGCTGCGGCGGGGCCATGTCGCCCGAGCACTACGTCGAGGCGATGAAGCAGTTCGCCATCTATTCCCGGAATCTCAATCGGGCGCAGACCGGCGAGACCGCCATGCAGCGCGTCGCCGTGGGCTGGGACAGTGGCGATGAGGACTATACCGAAGCCGTCATGCAGGCCTGGAAGGACAAGGTCTGGAGCTGGAACATCGAGGGGGTGTCCCTGCACGGCTACACCATCCCCAACAGCTGGGAGGCCAAGGGCCCCAGCGTCGGCTTCGGCGAGGACGAATACGCCAAGGGGATCCGGGCGACGCTGAAAATGGAGGGCTGGATCACCGCCCAGACCGCCATCATGGACCGCTACGATCCCGAGAAGAAATTGGCGCTGTTCGTGGACGAATGGGGGCTGTGGGCCGACCCGATGCCGGGCAGCAACCCCGCCTTCCTGCAGCAGCAGAACACCATGCGCGACGCCGTCATCGCCGCCCTGAACCTGAACATCTTCATGCGCCACGCCGACCGTGTGCGCGGCACCAACATCGCCCAGATGGCCAATGTGCTGCAGGCCATGATCCTGACCGACGGGCCGCGGATGGTGCTGACGCCGACCTACCACGTGTATGAGATGTACGTGCCCTTCCAGGGGGCGACCCTGGCCGCTTCCACCTTCGACGCGGGGAATTACACTTTCGAGGACATCAGTTTGCCGGGCGTGGACGCCGTGGCGGCCCGCGACGGCGAGGGGCGGCTCTGGCTGTCGCTGGTGAACGTCGATGTTCGCAGCCCGCGGACCTTCACCGCCCGCGTGGCCGGCGCCGACGCCAGCGCCGTCGGCCGCATTCTCACGGCGCCGGCGGTGGACAGCCACAACAGTTTCGACCGGCCCACCGACGTCCAGCCGGCGTCCTTGGCCGTGCGCGTGCTGAACGGCGAAGTCACCATTGATCTGCCGCCCCTCTCCGTCGCCGTCATCCAGGTGCGCTGA
- a CDS encoding glycoside hydrolase family 3 C-terminal domain-containing protein translates to MGGPDGRPSRCGRRVGVQALAVAFVLALTLTGGPALAQAWAGGAATPRETPPYQDLSLSAQVRAADLVSRLTLEEKAAQLVNDATAVPRLGIREYNWWNEGLHGVAGAGEATVFPQAIGMAATWNAPLIGQVAEIISTEFRAKHVESRHRFGGSDWFAGLTVWSPNINIFRDPRWGRGQETYGEDPHLTSRLGVAFVRGLEVTEGDYVRTIATPKHYAVHSGPEPSRHRDNILPSARDLHETYLPAFRATIMEGGAGSIMCAYNAIDGAPACANAPLLRDVLRRDWGFQGYVVSDCDAVANIYRAHEHGYTETPEQGVAVAFRAGMDLICGGPEESVHILGAIRQGLMTEAELDVALERLFTARFRLGQFDPPAQVFPAITPADNDTEAHRAVALRVAEESLVLLRNQDGLLPLKAAPRRIAVIGPNGDSVEPLVGNYNGSPSHPVTLADGLRRRFPEAQVTVVEGSGLIDPALAPVPEALLCVDRACAAPGLTATRFASATMEGDPVSTGVSANAAERWQGEQRSGATRWTGFLTPTESGEHRFRYVANGGYRIWIDDALVVDAWNVDWRPAIATGAASLEAGRAYAIRVEAFQRQDQGDERLMWSTPADAGLQAAVAAARDAEVVIFAAGLTHEVEGEEMRVQVPGFLGGDRTRIDLPAAQQRLLEAVTATGTPVVLVLMNGSALSVEWADRTLPAIVEAWYPGGQGGDAIARLIAGDFSPAGRLPVTVYRSVEDLPAFGDYGMDNRTYRYFRGEPLYPFGYGLSYSSFAYAAPRVSDTTVRPDQAVTVSVDVTNTGAMAADEVVQLYLSHPGVPDAPIRTLAGFERVHLAQGETRRVRFTLDPRALSLVGADGVRRVAPGPVSVWVGGGQPGTRPGLTPAAGARTELRLTGGAMLPN, encoded by the coding sequence ATGGGCGGTCCGGACGGAAGGCCTTCCCGCTGCGGACGGCGCGTCGGGGTCCAGGCCCTGGCCGTGGCCTTCGTTCTGGCCCTGACCCTGACGGGCGGGCCGGCCCTGGCCCAGGCCTGGGCGGGCGGCGCGGCCACGCCCCGGGAGACGCCCCCGTACCAGGACCTGTCGCTCAGCGCCCAGGTGCGCGCCGCCGACCTCGTCTCGCGCCTGACGCTGGAAGAAAAGGCCGCGCAGCTGGTCAATGACGCGACCGCCGTGCCCCGTCTCGGCATCCGCGAATACAACTGGTGGAACGAGGGCCTGCACGGCGTCGCCGGGGCGGGCGAGGCGACCGTCTTTCCCCAGGCGATCGGCATGGCCGCGACCTGGAACGCCCCCCTGATCGGCCAGGTCGCCGAGATCATCTCCACCGAATTCCGCGCCAAACACGTCGAGAGCCGCCACCGCTTCGGCGGCAGCGACTGGTTCGCGGGCCTGACCGTCTGGTCGCCCAACATCAACATCTTCCGCGACCCGCGCTGGGGCCGGGGTCAGGAGACCTATGGCGAGGATCCCCATCTGACCTCACGGCTCGGCGTCGCCTTCGTCCGCGGGCTCGAGGTCACGGAGGGCGACTACGTCCGCACCATCGCCACGCCCAAACACTATGCGGTCCACAGCGGCCCGGAGCCCAGCCGCCACCGGGACAACATCCTGCCCAGCGCGCGGGATCTGCACGAGACCTATCTGCCCGCCTTCCGGGCCACGATCATGGAGGGCGGGGCCGGCTCGATCATGTGCGCCTACAACGCGATCGACGGAGCGCCCGCCTGCGCCAACGCCCCCCTGCTGCGCGACGTGCTCCGCCGCGACTGGGGCTTTCAGGGTTACGTGGTGTCCGACTGCGACGCGGTGGCCAACATCTATCGCGCGCACGAGCACGGCTACACCGAGACCCCGGAGCAGGGCGTGGCCGTGGCCTTCCGCGCCGGCATGGATCTGATCTGCGGCGGGCCGGAAGAGAGCGTCCACATCCTCGGGGCGATCCGCCAGGGGCTGATGACCGAGGCCGAGCTCGACGTCGCCCTGGAGCGTCTGTTCACGGCGCGGTTCCGTCTGGGCCAGTTCGACCCGCCCGCCCAGGTCTTCCCGGCGATCACCCCCGCCGACAACGACACCGAGGCGCACCGCGCCGTGGCGCTGCGCGTCGCCGAGGAGTCGCTGGTGCTGCTGCGAAATCAGGACGGCCTGCTGCCCCTGAAGGCGGCGCCCCGGCGGATCGCGGTGATCGGGCCCAACGGCGACAGCGTCGAACCGCTGGTGGGCAACTACAATGGGTCGCCCTCGCACCCCGTGACCCTGGCCGACGGCCTGCGCCGCCGCTTTCCCGAGGCGCAGGTGACGGTGGTCGAGGGCTCCGGCCTGATCGACCCGGCCCTGGCCCCGGTGCCCGAGGCGTTGCTGTGCGTGGACCGCGCCTGCGCCGCCCCGGGTCTGACCGCGACACGCTTCGCCTCCGCCACGATGGAGGGCGACCCGGTCTCGACCGGGGTCAGCGCCAACGCCGCCGAGCGCTGGCAGGGCGAGCAGCGCAGCGGGGCCACGCGCTGGACCGGCTTCCTCACCCCGACCGAAAGCGGCGAGCACCGGTTCCGCTATGTCGCCAACGGCGGCTACCGGATCTGGATCGACGACGCCCTGGTGGTCGACGCCTGGAACGTCGACTGGCGCCCCGCCATCGCCACTGGTGCCGCCTCTCTCGAAGCCGGCCGCGCCTATGCCATCCGAGTCGAGGCCTTCCAGCGCCAGGACCAGGGCGACGAGCGGCTGATGTGGAGCACGCCCGCCGACGCCGGCCTGCAGGCGGCCGTGGCCGCCGCGCGCGACGCCGAGGTCGTGATCTTCGCCGCCGGCCTGACCCACGAGGTCGAGGGCGAGGAGATGCGCGTCCAGGTGCCGGGCTTTCTCGGCGGCGACCGCACCCGGATCGATCTTCCGGCCGCCCAGCAGCGCCTGCTGGAAGCGGTGACGGCGACCGGCACCCCGGTGGTTCTGGTGCTGATGAACGGCAGCGCGCTCAGCGTGGAATGGGCCGACCGGACCCTGCCTGCCATCGTCGAGGCTTGGTATCCGGGCGGCCAGGGCGGCGATGCGATCGCCCGCCTGATCGCCGGGGATTTCAGCCCGGCCGGACGGCTGCCCGTCACGGTCTACCGGTCGGTCGAGGATCTGCCGGCCTTCGGCGACTACGGCATGGACAACCGCACCTACCGCTATTTCCGCGGCGAGCCCCTCTATCCGTTCGGCTACGGCCTGTCGTACTCCAGCTTCGCTTATGCGGCTCCGCGCGTGTCGGACACCACGGTCCGCCCCGATCAGGCGGTGACGGTGTCGGTCGACGTCACCAACACCGGAGCCATGGCGGCGGACGAGGTGGTGCAGCTGTATCTCAGCCACCCCGGCGTTCCGGACGCGCCGATCCGGACCCTGGCGGGCTTTGAACGCGTGCATCTGGCGCAGGGCGAGACCCGCCGCGTCCGCTTCACCCTTGATCCGCGTGCCCTCAGCCTGGTCGGTGCCGACGGCGTCCGGCGCGTCGCGCCGGGCCCGGTCTCGGTCTGGGTCGGGGGCGGCCAGCCGGGGACGCGCCCGGGCCTGACCCCGGCCGCCGGGGCGCGGACCGAGCTTCGCCTGACGGGCGGGGCGATGCTGCCGAACTAG
- a CDS encoding alpha/beta hydrolase, giving the protein MARTQRSLPLVLAGLLLATGPAAAQQAPITPAETPAEPTALPLGTGGVTGSTAPETWFHQWGDTFVRNVTVATLTPVLPEAGKANGAAVIVAPGGGFRFLSMSNEGWEVAQALADRGVAAFVLKYRTRPTPADLGAFEQGVNAMFSGAGARPPQPPAPSVAPARPGGEFADAVEDATAAFALIRARAGEWGVDPDRIGMVGFSAGAMTTMATTLSMPETRPAFIAPVYGAMGAVEVPADAPPMFVVLAADDPLFAGRGFGLVESWQAAGRPVEFHLYQNGGHGFGLGNPGKTSLGWLDVFMPWLDSNGFLAAD; this is encoded by the coding sequence ATGGCCCGAACACAACGCTCGCTTCCCCTGGTCCTCGCGGGGCTGCTGCTTGCGACCGGGCCGGCCGCGGCGCAGCAGGCCCCGATCACGCCGGCGGAGACCCCGGCCGAGCCGACGGCCCTGCCGCTGGGCACGGGCGGGGTGACGGGCTCGACCGCGCCCGAGACCTGGTTCCACCAGTGGGGCGACACCTTCGTGCGCAACGTCACGGTCGCGACCCTGACGCCCGTTTTGCCCGAGGCGGGCAAGGCCAACGGCGCGGCCGTGATCGTGGCCCCGGGCGGCGGCTTCCGCTTCCTGTCGATGAGCAACGAGGGTTGGGAGGTCGCACAGGCCCTGGCCGACCGGGGCGTGGCCGCCTTCGTCCTGAAATACCGGACCCGCCCGACCCCGGCCGATCTGGGCGCGTTCGAGCAGGGCGTGAACGCCATGTTCAGCGGGGCCGGGGCGCGGCCGCCGCAGCCGCCGGCCCCCAGCGTGGCACCGGCCCGGCCCGGTGGCGAGTTCGCCGACGCCGTCGAGGACGCCACGGCCGCCTTCGCCCTCATCCGCGCGCGGGCCGGCGAATGGGGCGTCGATCCGGACCGGATCGGCATGGTCGGGTTCTCAGCCGGGGCCATGACCACGATGGCGACGACCCTGTCCATGCCCGAGACCCGCCCGGCCTTCATCGCCCCGGTCTATGGGGCCATGGGGGCGGTCGAGGTGCCGGCGGACGCGCCGCCGATGTTCGTCGTCCTGGCCGCCGACGACCCGCTGTTCGCCGGACGCGGGTTCGGCCTGGTCGAGTCCTGGCAGGCGGCGGGACGCCCGGTGGAGTTCCACCTCTATCAGAACGGCGGCCACGGGTTCGGCCTCGGCAATCCTGGCAAGACCAGCCTGGGCTGGCTCGACGTCTTCATGCCGTGGCTGGACTCGAACGGATTCCTCGCGGCCGATTGA
- a CDS encoding sugar MFS transporter gives MPTPTIAPGNGTAHAPPPAGGPSTRAVLSLLATLFFMWGFITVINNTLLPHLRSVFELDYTRTTLIESVWFIAYFVASIPSAKLIERIGYKASIVTGLGVMAVGALMMVPAARLASYELVLTALFVIASGITLLQVAANPYVTVIGPSETGSSRLNLVQAFNSLGTTLAPLFAGYLILGRSSGGTAQGEVVLTAAERYADAQSVILPYIIVAVVLALLAVVIARFPLPTIHTSGRRASADERKGLSLWRHRNLVWGVPAIFIYLIAEIGVANLFINFVSQPDIAAITQEEASRYLAILWGGMMVGRFLGSWLTSRFPADKVLAVFAIGAFVVMTIATFASGQLAMWALISVGLFHSIMFPTIFTLGIKGLGPLTEEGSGLLIMAIAGGALVVVQGWLADRYGLQLSFLLTMVCELYILFYALWGSKPTGALPDVEATR, from the coding sequence ATGCCGACACCGACGATTGCCCCGGGCAACGGGACCGCGCACGCCCCGCCGCCGGCCGGTGGCCCCTCGACCCGCGCGGTGCTGTCCCTGCTGGCCACCCTGTTCTTCATGTGGGGCTTCATCACCGTCATCAACAACACCCTGCTGCCGCACCTGCGCAGCGTGTTCGAGCTGGACTACACCCGCACCACCCTGATCGAGTCCGTCTGGTTCATCGCCTATTTCGTCGCCTCCATCCCGTCGGCCAAGCTGATCGAGCGGATCGGCTACAAGGCGTCGATCGTCACGGGGCTGGGGGTCATGGCGGTCGGGGCGCTGATGATGGTGCCGGCGGCCCGGCTGGCGTCCTACGAACTGGTGCTCACCGCCCTGTTCGTGATCGCCAGCGGCATCACCCTGCTGCAGGTCGCGGCCAACCCCTACGTCACCGTGATCGGTCCGTCGGAAACGGGGTCGTCGCGGTTGAACCTGGTCCAGGCCTTCAACTCCCTGGGGACCACCCTGGCCCCCCTGTTCGCGGGCTATCTGATCCTGGGCCGGTCGAGCGGCGGCACGGCCCAGGGCGAGGTCGTGCTGACGGCCGCCGAACGCTATGCCGACGCCCAGTCGGTGATCCTGCCCTATATCATCGTGGCCGTGGTCCTGGCCCTGCTGGCCGTGGTCATCGCCCGTTTCCCCCTGCCGACGATCCACACCTCGGGGCGGCGGGCCAGCGCGGATGAGCGCAAGGGCCTGTCGCTGTGGCGGCACCGCAACCTGGTCTGGGGTGTCCCGGCGATCTTCATCTATCTGATCGCCGAGATCGGCGTGGCCAATCTGTTCATCAACTTCGTGTCGCAGCCCGACATCGCCGCCATCACCCAGGAAGAGGCGTCGCGCTATCTGGCCATCCTGTGGGGCGGGATGATGGTCGGGCGGTTCCTGGGCAGCTGGCTGACCAGCCGCTTCCCGGCCGACAAGGTGCTGGCCGTCTTCGCCATCGGCGCCTTCGTCGTGATGACCATCGCCACCTTCGCCAGCGGACAGCTGGCCATGTGGGCGCTGATCTCGGTCGGGCTGTTCCACTCCATCATGTTCCCGACCATCTTCACCCTGGGCATCAAGGGCCTGGGGCCGCTGACCGAGGAAGGATCGGGCCTGCTGATCATGGCCATCGCCGGGGGCGCGCTGGTCGTGGTCCAGGGGTGGCTGGCCGACCGCTACGGGCTGCAGCTGTCCTTCCTGCTGACCATGGTGTGCGAGCTCTACATCCTCTTCTACGCCCTGTGGGGGTCGAAGCCGACCGGCGCCCTGCCGGACGTCGAAGCGACGCGGTGA
- a CDS encoding tryptophan halogenase family protein, with the protein MRPPASLLIVGGGSAGWMTAAAVSRAFGPRLSVRLIEDPQAIGDSGTLAPFDATLPSLSGFNASLGLDETALIAGTGATFRLGTVFRDWSRRDRDYIHPLSEIGGTLEGVPFHHYWLRLKAAGKAPPLEDFALAAVAARAGRFSRPSDDPRSVTSTMAYGLHLPVAPYVAALRAVALRQGVEVVAGAFAEVERGAEPDTLAAVTTRDGRRFEADLFIDATGPAADLIGRLGATHVDWSRWLPCDRIVASTVPGPLGPPLTEARAVRNGWLWRVPLATGMGSARISASAFAGGTTEGTGFTNGRRSQTWIGNCVAIGLSAATLEPLEASGLHRVQSGVSRLLGLFPTGGPMTAGAAEYNRLMAAEADRLRDMLILHYHANARTGEPLWDAVSQTPPPEELAHKIRMFSSRGRISLYDEETFEDAAWVSVFLGQNVIPRRYHPLADHRPLDEVRGQLERMRAVIARAAEAMPTHAAALSGSPIAPALSRVS; encoded by the coding sequence ATGAGGCCACCGGCGTCGCTCCTGATCGTCGGCGGCGGTTCGGCCGGCTGGATGACGGCCGCGGCCGTGTCGCGCGCCTTTGGGCCGCGCCTGTCGGTACGGCTGATCGAGGATCCACAGGCGATTGGCGACAGCGGCACCCTGGCCCCGTTCGACGCGACCCTGCCGTCGCTGAGCGGTTTCAACGCCTCGCTGGGTTTGGACGAGACGGCCCTGATCGCGGGCACCGGCGCGACCTTCCGGCTCGGCACCGTCTTCCGCGACTGGAGCCGCCGCGACCGCGACTATATCCATCCCCTCAGCGAGATCGGCGGGACCCTCGAGGGCGTGCCGTTCCATCACTACTGGCTGCGGTTGAAGGCGGCCGGCAAGGCGCCCCCGCTCGAGGATTTCGCCCTGGCCGCCGTGGCCGCGCGCGCCGGGCGATTCAGCCGGCCCTCGGACGATCCCCGATCCGTCACCTCGACCATGGCCTATGGCCTGCACCTGCCGGTCGCCCCCTATGTCGCGGCGCTGAGGGCGGTGGCTCTGCGCCAGGGCGTCGAGGTGGTCGCCGGGGCCTTCGCCGAGGTCGAACGCGGTGCCGAACCCGACACCCTCGCGGCCGTGACCACCCGCGACGGTCGCCGGTTCGAGGCCGATCTGTTCATCGACGCGACCGGGCCCGCCGCAGACCTCATCGGCCGGCTGGGGGCGACCCATGTGGACTGGTCCCGCTGGCTGCCGTGCGACCGGATCGTCGCCTCGACGGTCCCCGGGCCCCTCGGCCCGCCCCTGACCGAGGCGCGGGCGGTCCGCAACGGCTGGCTGTGGCGCGTGCCGCTCGCAACGGGGATGGGATCCGCGCGGATCTCGGCCAGCGCCTTCGCCGGCGGAACGACGGAGGGCACGGGCTTCACCAACGGCCGGCGCTCGCAGACCTGGATCGGCAACTGCGTCGCCATCGGCCTGTCGGCCGCGACGCTGGAACCGTTGGAAGCGTCGGGCCTGCATCGGGTGCAGAGCGGGGTCAGCCGGCTGCTGGGCCTGTTCCCGACCGGCGGGCCGATGACCGCCGGGGCCGCCGAGTACAACCGGTTGATGGCGGCGGAGGCGGACCGGCTGCGCGACATGCTGATCCTGCACTATCACGCAAACGCCCGCACCGGAGAGCCGCTGTGGGATGCCGTGAGCCAGACCCCGCCGCCCGAGGAGTTGGCTCACAAGATCCGCATGTTTTCCAGCCGCGGCCGCATCAGTCTGTATGACGAAGAGACGTTCGAGGATGCCGCCTGGGTCTCGGTCTTCCTGGGCCAGAACGTGATCCCGCGCCGCTATCACCCCCTGGCCGACCACCGCCCGCTGGACGAGGTGCGCGGCCAGCTGGAGCGCATGCGCGCGGTCATCGCCCGGGCCGCCGAGGCCATGCCGACCCACGCCGCGGCCCTGTCCGGGTCGCCCATCGCCCCCGCACTGTCCAGGGTTTCCTGA
- a CDS encoding tryptophan halogenase family protein, translating into MTTDTRIRKIAIVGGGTAGWMTAAALAKILGPGYADITLIESEEIGTVGVGEATIPQIRTFNTMLGLDEDEFVRRTQGTFKLGIEFRDWGRIGDSYFHPFGPFGVDMEGVSFHAFWLRLNQLNDPARITDYSLQAMAAERGKFMRPIAAGRSPLSKIAYAFHFDAGLYAKYLREYSEAKGVVRMEGRIVDVALRGTDGFVEAVTLDDGRRVEADLFVDCSGFRGLLIEGALKTGYEDWSHWLPCDRAVAVPCERVADPVPYTRSTARAGGWQWRIPLQHRTGNGYVFSSRFIDEAAATEDLLGQLDGKPLADPRTLRFVTGRRKQSWNRNVVALGLASGFIEPLESTSIHMVQSGIANLLAMFPTTEFDPAETRRYNRVVSHEAERIRDFIVLHYNATQRTDSALWDYVRTMPLPDSLMEKYEIFRSRGRVFRENEELFNDTSWFAVMIGQNLKPAAYDPVADVLSVEETRRRLLQTAEAIRNSADYMPSHMAFVAEHCAA; encoded by the coding sequence ATGACGACCGACACCCGCATCCGCAAGATCGCCATCGTCGGCGGCGGCACCGCCGGCTGGATGACGGCCGCCGCCCTGGCGAAGATCCTTGGGCCCGGCTATGCCGACATCACGCTGATTGAGTCTGAAGAGATCGGCACCGTGGGGGTGGGGGAGGCGACCATCCCCCAGATCCGAACCTTCAACACCATGCTGGGTCTGGATGAGGACGAGTTCGTCCGGCGCACCCAGGGCACCTTCAAACTGGGCATCGAATTCCGCGACTGGGGCCGGATCGGCGACAGCTATTTCCATCCGTTCGGGCCCTTCGGCGTCGACATGGAGGGGGTGTCCTTCCACGCCTTCTGGCTGCGGCTGAACCAGCTGAACGATCCCGCCCGGATCACCGACTATTCGCTGCAGGCCATGGCCGCCGAGCGCGGCAAGTTCATGCGGCCGATCGCTGCCGGCCGCTCGCCGCTATCGAAGATCGCCTATGCCTTCCACTTCGATGCGGGCCTGTACGCCAAATACCTGCGCGAATATTCGGAGGCGAAGGGCGTGGTCCGGATGGAAGGCCGCATCGTCGATGTGGCCCTGCGCGGCACCGACGGCTTCGTCGAGGCCGTGACCCTGGACGACGGCCGCCGGGTCGAGGCGGACCTGTTCGTCGACTGCTCGGGCTTCCGGGGCCTGCTGATCGAGGGGGCGCTGAAGACCGGCTACGAGGACTGGTCCCACTGGCTGCCCTGCGACCGGGCCGTGGCCGTGCCGTGCGAGCGGGTGGCCGATCCCGTGCCCTATACCCGCTCCACCGCCCGCGCCGGCGGCTGGCAGTGGCGAATTCCGCTGCAGCACCGGACCGGCAACGGCTACGTCTTCTCCAGCCGCTTCATCGACGAGGCGGCGGCGACCGAGGACCTGCTGGGCCAGCTGGACGGCAAGCCCCTCGCGGACCCCCGCACCCTGCGCTTCGTGACCGGTCGCCGCAAACAGTCGTGGAACCGCAACGTCGTCGCCCTGGGCCTCGCCTCCGGCTTCATCGAGCCGCTGGAATCAACCAGCATCCACATGGTCCAGAGCGGCATCGCCAATCTGCTGGCCATGTTCCCGACGACGGAATTCGATCCGGCCGAGACCCGACGCTACAACCGGGTGGTCTCCCACGAGGCCGAGCGGATCCGCGACTTCATCGTGCTGCACTACAACGCGACCCAGAGGACGGACTCGGCCCTGTGGGACTATGTCCGCACCATGCCCCTGCCCGACAGTCTGATGGAGAAATACGAAATCTTCCGCAGCCGGGGCCGGGTCTTTCGCGAGAACGAGGAACTGTTCAACGACACCAGCTGGTTCGCCGTCATGATCGGCCAGAACCTGAAGCCCGCCGCCTACGATCCCGTCGCCGACGTGCTTTCTGTCGAAGAGACACGCCGTCGCCTGCTGCAGACCGCCGAGGCGATCCGGAACTCGGCCGATTACATGCCCTCCCATATGGCGTTCGTCGCGGAACACTGCGCCGCCTGA